A segment of the candidate division KSB1 bacterium genome:
TGCAACCAGAGAAAAACAATTGCTTTCTGATCATGCGTTAAAAGTATTCAAAAAGCCATTGTCTTTACCGGAATTTAGCGGCTTTTTTAGTGTTTATTTAAATTAAAATTAAGGTAGAACTGTAAAGATGAGTAGTGGGAAAAACCAATTGATTAATGCTTTATCCGGGGCTGTCGCTGAAACTTTTGAGGGATTGGCCTTTGCTGAAGTTGAAAAACCCGGCAAATGGCGCGCTACATATTGTCATCGGTGAAAATTTGTCTTTTGAACTTACTAAATCTTTATCAGGTGAAGATAGGCAAGAAATAGCAGACTCATTAGTAAGAGATTCCATAGCAGAAATTGCCAATATTATTGGTGGTAGTTATTTGCGCTTTATAACCCTGGAAAATCATAAATATGAGTTAGGTATTCCTGTTTCGCGTAGAATAGCCGATAAGAAGTCAGAGTTTAATGAGAAATCTGCAATTTATATGGCTTTTGATATTGAAGGGAATAAAATTTATGTAATGTTGACTAATTCACAAAATTGAGCTTATACTGGCAGAAAACTAAATAATTAGTATAAAATCACCTTATCATTCTTGGCTTAGAATAGAATATCTTAAAAGGGGATAACAACCTTTATTATTCTACTCAATAAGTTCTTCTTCGGGTAATACTTGCCGATTTGCTTGGTAAGAATTGCCTACTCTCAAGTTTTACCTTCCTTGTAAGACTAAGACATATATCTATATATCAATAATAAACAATAGGTTATGGTTTAAAATATTATTGAAATAATCTGGCATATGTCTTGCTAAAGAGATTCAAATAGTTACCAACCGAGAGGATTTATAATTGGAATATATAAAAGATCAAGAAGAGCTTGATGCAATTTATCAAGACATCCAAAAGGAAATTGAAGAAAAAAGTTTATATCAGCAGTCAATTAGAACGTTTGATTTTAAGCAGCCAGACCGCATTACCCGCAATGCAAAAAAAATTATTGAAAATATACAAGATAATTTTTCAAAGGAAGTTGCGTCTCACCTGAATAACAAACTTCGGGCAAATGTTAACATTCAGTTAGTTTCCTTAAGTCAGCAGTCTTTGTCAGAATTTATAGAAGGAATGGACGTACAATCTTGTTTCTATGTGTTTAGGATAAATGAATATGATAGGGAAGCTGTTCTTGAGATACATCCTCACCTGGCATTTTATATAGTAGATCGGGTAATGGGTGGCCCGGGTCATGGTAACCAGTTAGACCGGGAATTGACAAAAATAGAACAGATAATCATGAAGCAAGTGGTCGCCGAAATTCTGGAAATAAACCGAGTGGCTTGGAGCCGGATAGTTTCTTTTACGATTGGCTCACAAAATTATTATAGTAGTTCAAATTACATTCAGTTTGCAAAAACCGGGGAAACTATTGTTTCGGTAACTTTTGAAGTTTCTATTGAAGATACTCAAAGTATGCTGGTGCTTAGTTATCCGTATTACTTAATAAATGATTTAGTGCCGGATATAAGCTCAAATAGTGAAAAAAATCAAGTAAGTAATGTTCGTAGTAAGGCGTTAATTAATAAAAATTTAGAAACCTCAAAAACACCAATTTCTGTAAATTTAGGTCAATCAAAATTATCTTTAAAGGATCTGATTAATTTGAAAAACGGGGACGTAATTCTTTTGAATAAACAAACAACAGATAATCTGGAACTAATTGTTGGAAAAAAACCTCGCTTTTATGGTAAAGCTGGTATTATAAAAAATCGCTTTGCTTTTAAAGTAGCTCAAAGATCTCAAAGCTAATAAGGATAAGCAAATGGAAGAAGAAAACACTGATATGGAAAATCCGCAGGAAGGTACAGAAGTCGTTCAGGAAAAGGATGCTGCACAACAGAAATTATTTAAAGAGGATTTAAGTGCATTACCCATGAGCGATGATGAAGATAAAAGTGACTCATTATTAAATTCCAAAACTCTGGAATTCTTATTTGACCTGGAGTTACTAATGTCCGTGGAGTTGGCAAGAAAAGAAATGAGGCTTCAGGATATAGTCAATTTGGATGAGGGGTCTATCGTAGAATTTGATAAACTCGCAGGTGAGTCGGTTGATATTCTGGTTAACAACAAAAAAATTGCTGAAGGAGAAGTTGTTGTGATCGATGACCGATTTGGTGTTCGAATTGTTGACTTGGTTAACCCAACAGATCGAATCAAAGACCTTACCAAGTTAGCCTCATAATGAAGAAGAAGACGCGCAAAAAAATTACAATTGTTCTCGTTGTACTGGCTTTTTTGATGGCAGGAGTGAATTATATATTGCTTGGACATGGGCAAGTTCCAGCAGAGCAGCAAAGTCCTGCAACCGTACCAAATTTCACTGAACTCATTTTCCAATCTATTATTCTTTTGGGCTTCATCATTCTGTTGATTTATTTCATCTTGTATCTACTCAAAAGATTTGTTTATAAAAATCCTGCCCAACATTCAAACAATGCATTCGAAATCCTGAGTATTACACCACTTATACCTAAAAAATCAATATGTGTCATAAAAATGGTTGACCGTATTTTGGTTTTAGGGTTAACCGAAAACGCAATCAGTCCTATCACACAAATTGATAACCCGGATCAACGCAGGGAATGGGAGGCTGCTTTTAAAAATTCTGGCGGTTCTACTGCCAGATCATTTTCAGCTCAGTTAGAAAAAATATTTCGTGGAATTAAGAAATAGATTCAATGAAAAAATATGCATCTAAATCTTTATTGATTATAATCATCCTATTTACCGGAATAGTTGTTTCAGGTATAGGAGATGTAATTGCACAGCAGCCTATCCCTAGAATATCAATCTCAATTGATGGGGCGAAAAGTCCAAAGGACGTAGCTGTAACCCTGGAAATTCTCCTTTTAATGACTGTGCTGACGTTAGCTCCGGCTATTCTTGTTCTAACAACTTCTTTTACCAGGATCATTGTCGTTTTTCACTTTCTTCGCCAGGCAATGGGTTTGCAACAAATGCCTCCTAATCAGGTATTAATTGGACTGGCCCTCTTCCTGACTCTATTCATCATGAACCCGGTCTATACTCAGGTATACCAAAACTCCGTGAAACCATATCTAGCAGAAGAAATGTCTTTTGATGATGCCGCTGCAAGTGCAATCAAGCCTATAAGAGAATTCATGCTAAAAAATACGCGAGAAAAGGATGTAAGCCTTCTTGTAAGTATAGCGAATATCAATAAACCATCAAACGAAAATGATTTGCCGACTCATTTACTGGTTCCGGCTTTTGTAATCAGTGAGCTCAGGGTAGCCTTTCAAATTGGATTTGTAATTTATATGCCCTTTCTCGTCATAGACATTGTAGTTGCTAGTATTTTAATGTCCATGGGTATGATGATGTTACCACCTGTAATGATTTCACTGCCATTCAAAATAATGCTCTTTGTTCTCATTGATGGTTGGTACTTATTGGTCGGTTCGGTAATTAAGAGCTTTGTAATTTGAGGAATTTATGACACAAGAATTCGTTATTGAAATTGGAAAATATACACTATCAACTGCATTTATGGTGGCAGCGCCAATGCTTTTTTCTGGATTAATCATCGGTGTTAGCATTGGAATATTTCAAGCAGTCACACAAATACAAGAAATGACACTAACATTCATTCCAAAAATATTAGTAGTAGTTATGACTTTGTTCATTTTTTTGCCCTGGATATTAAATGTATTGACTTCATTCGCAACTGAATTATTCAACATGATTGAATTGATGAGTAAATAAGAAAGTAAAATCGGTGTTTGGTTTAACGCAGGTAGACATACTTAAATTCTTTATTATTTTCGTCAGGATGGGAGCCATCATGTTGATCTTACCCTTTTATGGCGAAAAAGGAGCTCCGGTACAGATAAAATTAGCTTTGGCTATTATGATTACGGTAATTGTATTTCCATTGATCTCTGTAGATGCAAGTTTGCTTAGATCGGTTACGTTTTTGGGCACGTCTATTTTATTAATCCAAAGCCTTTTGGCTGGATTGCTAATTGGCTTTATTCCTGTTTTATTATTCACAGGATTTCAACTGGGTGGAGAGATCGCGGGATTTAATATTGGATTTGCAATAGTTAGTGTGGTGGACCCCCTTTCTGAAAGCAGAATATCGTTAATAGCTCAATTCAATTATATCATCGCAATTTTGGTTTTTATTTCAATTAATGGCCACTTCTACCTGCTTGAAGGTGTTGTAAAAAGTTTCCAAGTTATGCCATTGATTGGTTCGACATTTCCTGAGATTGCCGGACAAATGCTGCTTCAAACCAGTGCAAACATTTTTGTCATTGGAATGAAAATAGCGGCGCCAGTCCTTGTTGCCATTTTACTGACAAATACAGGATTGGGTATTCTAGCAAGGACGATCCCCCAATTAAATATTTTCATCATTGGTTTCCCACTTCAGATTAGTGTTGGATTAATAACCCTTGGGTTGTCTATTCCAACATTTGTCTTTTTGTTCGAAAAAACATTTAAAGCAGCTTATCGTGATTGGTTGTTTTTTATCAAAGCATTTAAATGAGATAGAGTATGCCTGCAACAGCAGCAGAAAAAACTGAACGAGCTACATCGAAGAAGCGTGAAGACAGCCGAAAAAAAGGTACAGTTGTTAAAAGTACAGAGGTCAACACAGCTGTCATCCTCTTGACTGGTACATTGGCTCTTTCATTCACGGCAAGTTATTTCGTCGGGAATATCCGTTTTTTTATGACAGATGTCTTTACTCATGCCACAGAGTTTGAGATTACGGCAACGAGCATCCAGGGTTACAGCTATAATGGTATCTTGTTGCTGTTGAAAACCGTTGGTCCAATCCTCCTTAGTATTTTTTTACTTGGTATAACAGCCAATGTTATGCAGGTAGGATTTATGGTTTCAGGACAAGCGCTTAAATTTGAACTTAAAAAGATAAGTCCCTTAAGTGGATTTAAACGGATGTTTTCTGCCAAATCCGTTGCCGATCTTGTTAAGAGTATTATCAAAATAATTGTTGTAGGTTTTTTGATTTTCTCTGCTATCAAAAGTGCATCTGAAGATTTCATTCCGCTTATGGATCAAAATGTCGCCTACATATTTGCTTTTATCGGGATGACGATGCTGAAAATCTCTTTACGGGCTTCAATTGGTATTGTGGCTTTAGCAGCATTTGATTATGCATTCCAAAAATGGGAATATGAAAAAAGTTTGAGGATGACTAAGCAAGAAGTCAAAGAAGAAATAAAAGAGCAAGAAGGTGATCCGATAATGAAAGCCCGCATTCGCAGTATTCAGCGGGAAGCCTCAAGAAAACGAATGATGACTGAAGTGCCTAAGGCTGATGTTGTGATCACGAACCCAATTCACTATGCGGTTGCTTTGAAATACAAGTCAGAAGAAGCCGAAGCTCCTATAGTTATTGCGAAGGGCGCTCGGAAAATGGCCCATAAGATTAAAGAGATTGCCAAAGAGCACGGTGTGCCCATCGTTGAAAATCCAAAATTAGCCAAAACAATTTACAAGATGTGTGACCTGGGTATGCAAATCCCATTGGACCTTTACCGAAGTGTTGCAGAGATATTGGCATATGTGTATGGCCTAAAACAGAAAGCAAATTAGTAAGTGAATCAACCAGCAAGAAATTTGATCTCCCGGATTACGGGCCATAGCGATATCCTGATGGCATTTGGCATCATCTTGATTTTGACGATCATGATTGTGCCGATACCCACCGCTTTCATGGATTTGTTATTGGTTATAAACATCACTTTCGCACTAACTGTGTTATTGGTCACACTCTATATAAATGAACCACTCGAATTTTCTGTTTTCCCCGGTATGCTTTTGATATTGACCCTTTTTAGACTTTCGCTTAATGTGGCTACGACAAGACTCATTTTGGGAGATGCATACGCAGGTAATGTAATTTCGGCGTTTGGTGATTTTGTTGTTGGCGGTAATTATGTAGTTGGATTTATCATTTTCCTGATTCTTGTGATTATTCAATTTGTGGTTATCACTAAAGGTGCTGGTAGAATTGCAGAAGTAGCCGCACGATTTACTTTGGATGCCATGCCCGGAAAACAAATGGCAATTGACGCTGATTTAAATGCGGGCATTGTAGATGAAATGGAAGCGAGATCAAGGCGTGAAAAAATTTCAAATGAAGCTGATTTTTACGGAGCGATGGATGGCGCCTCGAAATTTGTAAGGGGCGATGCAATTGCAGGATTGATTGTAACTGCAGTAAATATCCTGGGTGGGTTCATCATCGGGGTATTTCAAAAGGATATGGATTTAGCAGGTGCTTTACAAACTTATATGCTTTTGACAATTGGTGACGGATTGGTATCCCAAATACCCGCATTGATTTTGTCAACTAGCGCTGGTATAATTGTAACAAGGGCATCTTCGGGTTCTAGTTTAGGTGAAGATTTAACCAAGCAGATCCTGAGTCAACCGAGAGCGTTATACATTGTTGCAGTTTCATTATTTATGTTTGGTTTTGCTCCGGGTTTACCTTTTTTTCCATTTTTTATTTTAGCAAGTTTAAGTGCAGTTGTGGCCCGAAGTTTAATCTCTTCTCAAAAGGAAACTGAACTACAAAAACAATCAGAGCTGGAAGAGAGCAAAGAGCCGGAAGAAGAAAACTTCAACCGTTACTTACAAGTGGATCCATTAGAGATCGAAATAGGCTACGGATTAATACCATTAGTAGATGAAGACAATAACGGGGATCTTTTACACAGGATAACCTCTATTCGAAAACAATGCGCATTAGAAATAGGCATTATCGTTCCGCCAATTAGAATTAGAGACAATATTGGGCTGGGACCAGAGGATTACGTGATTAAAATAAGGGGAGCTGAAGTTGCCAAAGGAGAAATTTATCTGAATAGAATTATGGCCCTTCCGGCTGGTGAATTGACTAAAAAGTTTGATGGAATTGAAACAAAAGATCCGGCTTTTGGATTGCCTGCTATCTGGATATCGACGAATCAAAAAGATGAAGCTGAAAAAGAAGGATACACAGTTATCGAGCCGGGTGCTGTGCTTGTAACTCATTTGAAAGAAATTCTAAAAAAGCATGCTGATGAAATTTTGACCAGGGAAGATGTCAATGACTTAGTTGAAAATGTCAAGCAAGAAAACAATACAATTGTTGAGGAATTAATTCCCAATCTTCTTACAATCGGGAAAATCCAGAAAGTGTTACAAAACCTTCTTAGGGAAAGAGTTTCTATAAGAGATATGGTCTCAATTCTGGAAACCTTGGCTAATCATTCAAATTTAACCAAAGAGCCAGATATATTGACTGAATTTGTAAGGAGCAACTTAGCGAAGACAATCTATAAACCCTATTTATCAGAAGATAATGTGGTTTATACTTTGACTCTCGAGCCTTCGTTAGAAAAATACCTGGCTGATAATTTAGCACAAAATAAAAATATCGGCCTCAATTTACCTCCGGATACCCTGAAGGCTCTATATCGCACTGTTGAAAAGGAATCAGGAGTCATGGCACACAGAAGTTTAAATCCTTTGATTTTATGTTCTCCAGCAATACGGTCCTTTTTAAGAAAGCTATTAGAGCTGGCGTTCCCACAAACTGCCGTATTGTCTTATAATGAAATCCCAAGCGAAGTAGATATTCAATCAATTGGAATAGTAAGGTTAGAAAATGAAAATTAAAAAATTCTCTGCTCCAGATACCAAGGTTGCGATGCAGCAGGTTAAAGAAGTTTTGGGTGACCATGCAATTATTTTGCATGTACAGGAGAAAGCAGATCCCAAAACTAAGAAAAAATTTGTGGAAGTTACTGCTGCCCTGGATGACGATTATCAAAAATATAATAATATCGCCGATCAATTATTTACAGCTACATCCAATAATTCAGCTGCTTCAGTTTCCAGGATAAATACGCTTCTCGGTAAACCGGAAAGGCCAGGTTCGTACACGCACAATTATTCAAATCGAGACCCGTTTACCGGCCATTCCGATGTTGAAAAATTTTCTTCCTGGCGTGAATTTGAAGATGTAAAAAGCCAATTGGCTTCAATTACCACACTATTACAAAACAACGGCTATCCGGAATTTCCACCAATGTTTATGGATGTTTATGCGATGCTAGTTTCCAAGGGTGTGGAAAAAAGATTAGCAGCCGTCTTACTTAGAAAAGTCGAACGAGAAATTAAATCCAATGTCAGGGTAACAAGAAAATTAGTAAAGGGGATACTAGGTAAGAACATTGAAAAATTTATTTCTGAATTTGACACCATTCACGAAAATAAAAAAACCGGGAAAAAAATTAAAGCATTCGTCGGACCAACCGGTGTTGGTAAGACCACCTGTATAGCAAAATTATCTGCTATTGACACGGTGTACGATAATCGTAAAGTAGGGTTAATATCAACAGATACATATAGAATTGGTGCGATCGAACAGCTTAAAACCTATGCCAATATAACGAAGACGCCGCTAGAAGTGATTTATTCCCCAAAAGAAATGAAACATGCTTTAGCAAGATTGCAGGACATGGAAACCATCTACATCGATACACCTGGAAGAAGCCAAAAAAACCTGGATGCGATCATAGAACTCTCAAAATTCCTGGACCATTGTCCAAACCTGGAAATCAGCCTGGTGATGAGTTTAACCTGTAATCTCGACAATCTGCAAGATGTTTTAACCAATTATTCAATTCTGCCTATAGATAATTTATTATTCACCAAATACGATGAGACAGAAACAGCCGGCAATATTTTAAACATCGTTCACCAAGCCCAAAAGCCTGTTTCATTTATTTCAACCGGACAAAATGTCCCTGAAGATATTAAGGAAGCTAATGCGAGGATCATTTCAAATATGATTATGGGAGAGAAAAAATCATGACTAAAGATCAAGCCTCTAAGTTACGAGATCTAATACCCGGAAAAGAAACTTTTCCCAGGGTTGAAAACTCACTTGCTACCCAAAGAATAGGAATTACTTCCGGAAAAGGTGGAGTCGGTAAAAGTATAATTGCACTCAATTTGTCTATTCTGTTAGCCAAAAGCCATCGCCCGACGTTGCTAATTGATGGGGATTTGAATTTATCGAATATATCCATCTTGACAGATACGGCTCCTGAATTCGGTTTTTTGGATGTTAAGCAAGGTAATAAATTATTGAAAGATGTAATATTCCCTTACCAGGATAATTTGTCCATTTTGACGTCAGGTTCCGGCGAATTGAAATTGTTAAATTCAAAAGATGAATTTCTAAACCATCTTCGCATTCAATTCCAACAATTAGACGGTAAATTTGATTATGTCTGTATCGATTCACCATCAGGAATTTCTTCCCTGGTTTTTGGTGAATTGGCTTCCTGCGATGAAGTATTCGTTGTTTCCACACCCGATCCGACTTCGATAACCGATGCTTACGCTATTGTTAAGATGATGACCTATTTTTATCCCCATATCCCATTATACCTGATTTTGAATTTTGTAAGGTCGGAAGACGATGCTTTTGAAGCCTATAAGAAATTTGATCTCATTACAGAAAAATTCTTGCACAGACAAATCAATTATTTGGGCTGTCTTAATTATTCGGATGAAGTAATTCAATCTGTACTGCAACAACAACCCTTAGCGCTAAGGGAGGGGTCTAGTATATTTATCGATCAACTTAAGAAGATTATGAATCGTTGGCTGGAATCGGCACATAGTGGCTATGAGTCGATTATGGAGTTCAGCACAAGCTAAACTAGAAGGAGAGCGAGTTATGACACTGCAGACAATTGCAGCAAAGGAATATAAAAGCACAAATCAGAATGAAGACCCCAGTGATTTGTGGCAAATGTATACTAAAACCAAGAATCGGGCCATTAAAGAAAAGCTTCTCATAAAATATCTTCCTTTGGTAAAATATGTGGTTGGAAGAATGATTCTTACGCTTCCCAATTCTGTGAATTATGACGATTTGGTAAGCGCAGGAACAATGGGACTGCTTGCGGCCATCGATAGATTCGATATAAAAATGGGTGTGAAATTTGAAACTTATGTCGTTCCAAGAATTCGCGGATCTATCCTGGATGAACTAAGAGCGTTGGATTGGGTACCACGTTCAGTTCGCAGTAAAGCGAAAAAGCTTGAAAAAGCCATTATGAGTATCGAATCACAGCTTGGACGTGTCGCAACTGCTGAAGAAATTGCGGATGAATTGCAAATGGACCTGGAAGAATACGAACATATGCTTTCTAAGGTGGGTGATAACTCAATGATGTCCCTCGATCGTGAATTCTATGAGTCTAGCGAAACCAACGGTACTCTTTACGATCTAATTACCAATGTTAAATCTGAAGATCCGATTAAAATAATGGAGAATGATGAGTTAAATGATATTCTGGTTGAATATTTAAATAGTCTGCCAGAAAACGAAAAATTGGTTTTAGCATTGTATTACTATGAAGATCTAACTCTCAAAGAGATTGGTATGGTGATGCAAGTTTCCGAGTCAAGAGTTTCCCAAATCCATACCAAAGCGGTTCAACGCCTTAGATTAAAACTTAAAGAGTTTATTTATTCATGAACGATTGACAAGGAGGGGCTATGGTAGCGCCCTTACATTTACAAGATAATCTTTCAAAAATTCCTTTAGTACAAAAAATTCATGATTCATCCCAAGTTATACCGCAAGTGAACAAAGATCAGATAAAAGAGCAAATAAAACAGGATGCAACTAAAGAAGCGACTACAACAAAAGAATCAAAACACGGAGAGAAAGTAGAGATTCGGGATGATAATCGGGACCGTAACAGAAGAAGAAAGAAAAGGAAATTCCGTAAAACCGGAGATTCATCAGAAGATAATACAGAAAAAATTGAATCTAAGATGGGGCAACTAATCGACATAACAGTTTAGGTTTGGAGCATATTCTTGAGCAAAAACATTAATTCAGACCAAATCAAAAATGTAATTCAGCATATTTTTGATTTACCGACATTACCCACAACGATAGCTAGAATGATTGAGGTTATTGACCATCCATCATCTTCAGCCCAAACACTGGATAGAATTATTTCAGGAGACCAGGCTCTCGCAGCCCAGATTTTAAAACTTGCAAACTCCGCTTATTATGGATTTCCAAGAAAAATAAATACAATTACTTTGGCGATAGTCGTTCTTGGTTTTGAAACGGTTAAAAATTTCGGATTGAGTGTATCAGTCATAGATCGATTTTCCTGCTATAATAATACGGCTCCATTTGATATTTATCTTTTTTGGGAACATTCCATTTGTACTGCTCTCGCCAGTCGTTTACTTGCCAGGGAGTGTGGTTACCAGCCTGCCGGAGAAGCTTTTGCAACAGGTCTCCTTCATGATTTGGGCAAATATGTCATTAGCTTGCATTTTAGAAATGAATTTGAAATTGTTATCAAACAAATGATAGAAGAAGATATTCCGATGTTTGAAGCGGAAGAACAGCAATTATCGGGAATCAACCATGCACATGCAGGCGCATGGCTTGCAGAAAAATGGAACCTATCGGATTCAATTGTGGAAGGTATCTATTTCCACCATAAACCGCAATTAGCGCTGAAACATCAAAGGCTCGTTTGGATTATCCATTTTGCAAATTACCTGACCAAAAAAATTGGTGCAGGTTTTTCGGGAGATCTTTCAACAAATTGCTTCCAGGAGGAGGCCATTCTTGCACTAAATTTAGTTTTGGATGGGAATGGCAATATTGATGAAGACTACTATTTTAAGAAAATTAGTCAGGAAATCGAAAAAGAACAAGCTTTGTTTGATTTGGTCCGAAATCGCCCGGGAGATAAGCAATTAAGCAATTACCAAGATAATCAATGGAGTGAATATGCCACTAACCATGCATGAAATTGATAAATCCATTAATACAAATGTTGATTTCATTAAATCTTTCCAAATGTTAAATAGCGTAAATAATTGGGTGATTTTTTTGGATCGTTATCGTGAAACAATTCAAAAAGTACTTCCTTGCAAAAGTATTACGTTATTTGAATATGATGAAAGAAAAAAATTGCATTTTGTCGCTGATGTATTTCCACAGAAATTTCATGGATTTGTAAATCACCAGTTGGAAGAGGGTATTATTTCCTGGGCTCAACTTCACAATGAAGTATTTATTTCAGAAACAGAGTTTTGTTATGATGAATTTCATCCATCCAAATCCATATTTATGCCTTTGCACCAGAACAAACAACCAAGAGGTGTGATTGAAATTTTACCGGAGAATTCCATTCATCTCGAAAATGGATCAGTCCTCAGCCATCTTAAAATATTATGTACTCTCATATCAGATAAAATAGAAATTCTCAAATTAAGCTCAAAATTAGCTGAAAAGGAGAGCATGCTTGAAAGAATTACCAACCAGTTTGAGATGACGAATAAAATGGTTTCGTTGGGTGAATTAGCCGGAAGTGTTGCACATGAAATCAATAATCCAATGACCACGATTCTGGGACGGCTGCAATTATTGATCGAGTCTAATTCATTACCCGATCAGGTACAAAATAAGATGAAAGTAATTGAAACCCAGGCTAATCGAGTATCAAAACTCATTCATGCACTCTTATCTTTTGCACGAGGAAATAATGAAAGTATCGACGAAGAAATAAACATCAACCAGGTAATTAATAGTTCCTTGGATTTAACGTGCCATAATTTGAAGATTAATAAAATTGAAATAAGTACAAATTTAGTGGATGACTTGCCAGTAATATATGGTAACCCGATTCAATTACAGCAGGTTTTTATTAATCTAATTAACAATGCCCAGCACGCAATGCAGGCCAAGGGAAAATTAACAATCGGGACTCGCCTTTTTGATGCAGGTGTTTGTATTACTATAAAAGATAATGGTTCCGGCATTGATCCCAAAGATCACGAAAAAATTTTTGAATTGCTTTACTCCACAAAAAAAACATCTGGTGGTACCGGATTAGGCTTATCAATATGCAAACAAATCGTACAGAAATATAACGGAACAATTTCAGTGGATAGCCAATTAGGCCAGGGAACAAAATTTGAAATTTATATTCCATTCAAAAGTAACCAAAAGAAACGGAAGTTGAGGAGATAGAATTAATGAAGAAGTACTATTCAATCTTACAAATATTAACATTTGTCTTATTAACTACAGTGAAATTATTTGGGCAAAATTATATCGAGCAAATATCTACTAAGAATGTCGATAATGGCATTCAAATAAATTTAGCAACACATGCCTCGGTTTCTCATGAAATATTAAATTTTGACTCCCGGTCAACTACACTTGTCAAGATTTTTCCACTCACCATTCAGCAAGATAATAAAGATGCTCTATTGGCTTCATTAAGTGGATTAGGTATCGATATCCAAGCTTTAGAACTCGGTAATAATACTGTACTGCTGGCTTTTAAAAATGTCCTTTCGAATAGATTATCCATAAAAACAAATGAGAGTAAAGATAAACTAAGGATCCACATTTTAGACAATCAGAAAATATCTAAATCAGTCGGGAAATCAAATTCACAATTATCTCAAGAATATTATCAAAAAGCAATGCAGCTTTTTGAAAGCGGGGAATAT
Coding sequences within it:
- a CDS encoding HAMP domain-containing histidine kinase; its protein translation is MPLTMHEIDKSINTNVDFIKSFQMLNSVNNWVIFLDRYRETIQKVLPCKSITLFEYDERKKLHFVADVFPQKFHGFVNHQLEEGIISWAQLHNEVFISETEFCYDEFHPSKSIFMPLHQNKQPRGVIEILPENSIHLENGSVLSHLKILCTLISDKIEILKLSSKLAEKESMLERITNQFEMTNKMVSLGELAGSVAHEINNPMTTILGRLQLLIESNSLPDQVQNKMKVIETQANRVSKLIHALLSFARGNNESIDEEININQVINSSLDLTCHNLKINKIEISTNLVDDLPVIYGNPIQLQQVFINLINNAQHAMQAKGKLTIGTRLFDAGVCITIKDNGSGIDPKDHEKIFELLYSTKKTSGGTGLGLSICKQIVQKYNGTISVDSQLGQGTKFEIYIPFKSNQKKRKLRR